A genomic region of Pyramidobacter porci contains the following coding sequences:
- a CDS encoding SurA N-terminal domain-containing protein: protein MQILTALRTQIKWILALFIVIFTASVGFMYGTGSSSDSDNQRTGDFVVAKVNGEELHISQLQEHLRSFVERNGIRDLSDKQMPLIYKAVFDEMVSNRAVIDEVARLKISAPADDVDKQLKEVENQYVTKEAFMQTLKNQGSSLEQVKAEIARQLAINKMLEDVSGGVVVSDDEIKALYDALRGNFTLPAGIEADFVQLKNKEAAGKFAEEVKANKDWDKALTIVSDDIVQATSSDVHERIAATEMIGKLEPISALNDGETSAPIEIASQDYFVVRRIRAVSEDVRPLSEVSDGIKTMLLQSKKMEAQRNYIKGLTDKMNVEIVAPELFTVKIKSDDVPPADALPDEKLDGLKPAFTEDTADKAAAPPAAK, encoded by the coding sequence TTGCAGATACTTACTGCGCTTCGCACTCAGATCAAGTGGATTCTCGCCCTGTTTATCGTCATCTTCACCGCTTCCGTCGGATTCATGTACGGCACGGGCAGTTCCTCCGACTCCGACAATCAGCGCACCGGCGATTTCGTGGTCGCCAAAGTCAACGGCGAAGAACTGCACATCAGCCAGCTGCAGGAGCACCTGCGTTCGTTCGTCGAGCGCAACGGCATCCGCGATCTGTCCGACAAACAGATGCCGCTTATCTACAAAGCCGTGTTCGACGAAATGGTGTCCAACCGCGCCGTCATCGACGAAGTCGCCCGCCTGAAAATCAGCGCCCCCGCCGACGACGTCGACAAGCAGCTGAAAGAGGTCGAGAATCAGTACGTGACCAAAGAAGCCTTCATGCAGACGCTGAAGAACCAAGGCAGCAGTCTCGAACAGGTCAAAGCCGAGATCGCCCGCCAGCTGGCCATCAACAAAATGCTGGAAGACGTTTCCGGCGGCGTGGTTGTTTCCGACGACGAGATCAAAGCCCTGTACGACGCGCTGCGCGGCAACTTCACGTTGCCGGCCGGCATCGAAGCCGACTTTGTCCAGCTGAAAAATAAAGAGGCCGCCGGCAAATTCGCCGAAGAAGTGAAGGCAAACAAGGACTGGGACAAAGCCCTTACGATCGTTTCGGACGACATTGTCCAGGCGACCTCGAGCGACGTTCACGAGCGCATCGCCGCGACGGAGATGATCGGCAAACTCGAGCCCATTTCCGCGCTGAACGACGGCGAAACCTCCGCCCCCATCGAGATCGCCAGCCAGGATTATTTTGTCGTTCGCCGCATCAGGGCCGTCTCGGAAGATGTGCGTCCCCTTTCCGAAGTCTCCGACGGCATCAAGACGATGCTCCTTCAGAGCAAAAAAATGGAGGCCCAGCGCAACTACATCAAGGGGCTGACCGACAAGATGAACGTAGAGATCGTCGCCCCCGAACTCTTCACCGTCAAGATCAAGAGCGACGACGTTCCGCCTGCCGATGCCCTCCCCGATGAAAAGCTGGACGGACTGAAGCCGGCTTTCACCGAGGACACCGCGGACAAAGCCGCCGCGCCGCCCGCGGCAAAATAA
- a CDS encoding DNA polymerase, whose protein sequence is MSGKKILLIDGHGIAFRAFYAIPELNAPDGTPTNALVGFFNMFAKVRHDQRPDEIYAAFDMKEPTFRHRLYPEYKATRRPTPEEFKIQVPLLHEMLPFLGVHIMERPSVEADDLIGSAAVQFAARGDEVLILTSDKDIMQVLRPGVKIIRPGKGVSSFEEYDVSHFTEKYGFSPDTMVDYLSLMGDSIDNIPGVPGVGEKTAAKLLQSYGSIEGILEHTGELKPALQKKMSEHGARAVENRKLTRLKCDEDLSEFTAKEAAVDLEAFGAFCARLGMKKAAESFGAATEKKKSPNENPPAEAARPSPVSAGDDIAEAVPPAAAIPLDTILCAPRIALDLEESGAPVPYTIKEETLQSRRVILAAPDGSWWQGTLAELTPHLDELLDNKVICLDAKALCYLMERPRLGGLWDVKTAWYLLHPDLESYDISKEIGLGLSSERALRLLAIARAMEEKIAAQNMTRVMNEIDLPLIPSLVGMERRGIRLDREKMLALSRELERQLNAITEKVYEAAGCEINLNSPKQIGELLFEKLGLPVVKKTKTGYSTDVSVLEQLREICGARCEIPGQLLEYRELQKMASGFVQPLLSAAGADGLIHSTFESLTTGTGRLSSRDPNMQNLPAYSGWGQRIRECLIPSRPGHCFAAADYSQIELRVLAHLSGDPQLIEIFNSDRDIHTETAAMIFGLPAAAVTKELRRSAKTVSFGLIYGMSVFGLASRLGTDRGTALQIMDAYFAALPGVREYMETSKKKSLEVGYTSTLFGRRRPMDEIATGNQTKDHQKRVAINAPIQGTAADITKIAMNKVAAHFAGRDVAMVLQVHDSIVCECPQDQAEQTVLELSQVMESAVQLSVPLKTERTVGTSLATV, encoded by the coding sequence ATGTCTGGAAAAAAGATTTTGCTCATCGACGGACACGGCATCGCCTTTCGCGCCTTTTACGCGATCCCCGAACTGAACGCCCCCGACGGCACGCCCACCAACGCGCTGGTCGGCTTTTTCAACATGTTCGCCAAGGTCAGACACGACCAGCGCCCCGACGAGATTTACGCGGCGTTCGACATGAAGGAGCCGACGTTCCGCCACCGGCTCTATCCCGAATACAAAGCCACGCGCCGGCCGACGCCCGAAGAGTTCAAAATTCAGGTTCCGCTGCTCCATGAAATGCTTCCGTTTCTGGGCGTCCACATCATGGAACGTCCCTCGGTCGAGGCCGACGACTTGATCGGTTCGGCCGCCGTGCAGTTCGCAGCCCGCGGCGACGAGGTGCTGATCCTTACGTCGGACAAGGATATCATGCAGGTGCTGCGTCCCGGCGTGAAGATCATCCGCCCCGGCAAGGGCGTCTCTTCTTTCGAGGAATACGACGTTTCTCACTTCACCGAAAAATACGGTTTTTCCCCGGACACAATGGTCGATTATCTGTCGCTGATGGGCGACTCGATCGACAACATTCCCGGAGTCCCCGGCGTCGGCGAGAAGACCGCTGCGAAACTGCTGCAAAGTTATGGTTCCATCGAGGGCATTCTGGAACATACCGGCGAACTCAAGCCCGCACTGCAGAAGAAAATGAGCGAGCACGGCGCGCGGGCCGTCGAGAACCGCAAACTGACGCGGCTCAAATGCGACGAGGACTTGAGCGAATTCACCGCCAAAGAAGCGGCGGTCGATCTGGAAGCGTTCGGCGCTTTCTGCGCCCGACTGGGCATGAAAAAAGCGGCCGAATCCTTCGGCGCCGCAACAGAAAAGAAAAAATCCCCCAACGAGAATCCGCCGGCGGAGGCGGCGCGGCCGTCGCCCGTCAGTGCCGGGGACGATATCGCCGAGGCCGTTCCGCCCGCCGCCGCGATCCCGCTGGATACGATCCTGTGCGCGCCGAGAATCGCGCTTGATCTCGAAGAATCCGGCGCGCCCGTTCCATATACGATCAAAGAAGAAACGCTGCAGTCGCGCCGCGTCATCCTCGCCGCTCCCGACGGCAGCTGGTGGCAGGGAACGCTGGCCGAATTGACGCCGCACCTGGACGAACTGCTGGACAACAAAGTGATCTGCCTCGACGCCAAAGCGCTCTGTTATCTGATGGAACGCCCGCGCCTCGGCGGCCTTTGGGACGTCAAGACTGCCTGGTACCTGCTCCACCCCGATCTGGAAAGCTACGACATCTCGAAGGAGATCGGCCTCGGCCTCTCTTCGGAACGGGCTCTGCGCCTGCTGGCCATCGCCCGCGCCATGGAAGAAAAAATCGCCGCTCAGAACATGACGCGGGTCATGAACGAGATCGACCTGCCTCTGATCCCCTCGCTGGTCGGCATGGAGCGCCGCGGCATCCGCCTCGACCGCGAAAAAATGCTGGCGCTTTCGCGGGAATTGGAACGTCAGCTGAACGCGATTACCGAAAAAGTCTACGAAGCGGCCGGATGCGAGATCAATCTCAACTCCCCCAAACAGATCGGCGAACTTCTTTTCGAAAAACTGGGGCTCCCCGTCGTCAAAAAGACAAAGACCGGCTATTCCACCGACGTGTCGGTGCTTGAACAGCTGCGGGAAATCTGCGGCGCGCGCTGCGAAATCCCGGGTCAGCTTCTGGAATACCGCGAGCTTCAGAAAATGGCGTCCGGTTTCGTTCAGCCGCTGCTGAGCGCGGCCGGCGCGGACGGATTGATCCACAGCACCTTCGAATCGCTGACAACCGGCACGGGACGCCTCAGCAGCCGCGACCCCAACATGCAGAACCTGCCGGCCTACAGCGGCTGGGGGCAAAGGATCCGCGAATGCCTGATCCCGTCGCGGCCGGGACATTGTTTCGCCGCCGCCGATTATTCGCAGATCGAACTGCGCGTGCTGGCCCATCTCTCGGGAGATCCGCAGCTGATCGAGATCTTCAACTCGGATCGAGACATCCACACCGAAACCGCCGCCATGATCTTCGGCCTCCCCGCCGCCGCCGTCACCAAAGAGCTGCGCCGCAGCGCCAAAACCGTCAGCTTCGGCCTGATCTACGGCATGAGCGTTTTCGGCCTCGCTTCCCGCTTGGGGACGGACCGCGGCACCGCGCTCCAGATCATGGACGCCTACTTCGCCGCCTTGCCGGGCGTGCGGGAATACATGGAAACGAGCAAGAAAAAGTCCCTCGAAGTCGGCTACACGTCCACGCTTTTCGGCCGCCGCCGCCCGATGGATGAGATCGCCACCGGAAACCAGACGAAAGACCACCAAAAACGCGTCGCCATCAACGCCCCGATCCAGGGGACGGCCGCCGACATCACCAAGATCGCCATGAACAAAGTCGCCGCGCACTTCGCCGGACGCGACGTGGCCATGGTGCTCCAGGTCCACGACTCCATCGTCTGCGAATGTCCGCAAGATCAGGCCGAACAAACCGTATTGGAGCTCAGCCAGGTCATGGAAAGCGCCGTACAGCTCTCCGTCCCTTTGAAAACGGAACGGACTGTGGGCACATCTCTCGCCACGGTTTAA
- a CDS encoding GNAT family N-acetyltransferase: MILETERLVLRPWEEADAEDLYSYARHPEVGPIAGWAVHTDVENSREIIRGILSAPETYAVVLKETGRPVGSIGLMLGKASNIGIPETEGEIGCWIGVPYWGRGLIPEAVRELMRHGFEELNLERIWYGYFDGNIKSKRVQEKCGFHYHHTAENVPCAIEGVLRTEHITCISKDEWLSES; this comes from the coding sequence ATGATTTTAGAAACGGAAAGACTGGTACTTCGTCCTTGGGAGGAAGCGGATGCAGAAGATTTATACAGTTATGCACGTCATCCTGAAGTTGGCCCGATAGCCGGATGGGCTGTTCATACGGACGTGGAAAACAGCAGAGAAATCATCCGAGGCATTCTGTCTGCGCCGGAGACTTATGCAGTGGTTCTAAAAGAAACCGGGCGTCCAGTTGGCAGTATTGGTTTAATGCTTGGCAAGGCCAGCAATATCGGTATTCCCGAAACAGAAGGCGAAATCGGCTGCTGGATCGGCGTTCCTTATTGGGGACGGGGGCTTATCCCGGAGGCGGTTCGGGAGCTTATGCGGCATGGCTTTGAAGAACTGAATCTCGAAAGAATATGGTACGGGTATTTTGACGGAAACATAAAGTCAAAGCGGGTTCAGGAAAAGTGTGGATTTCATTACCATCACACAGCGGAAAATGTCCCATGTGCAATAGAGGGAGTGCTTCGGACAGAGCACATAACATGCATATCGAAGGACGAATGGTTATCGGAGAGCTGA
- a CDS encoding TIGR04076 family protein has translation MVQHKCKITVLRKELYPDLQRKYLADPRSGPCPFYEEGQEFIFERYGGRDDFWTMGKGTQCSEAWDAISRYVYTALQGGSIMRNWTNDERVMIACCSDGTRPVIFKIERIDYKALFIKGLVCDVCREKIRKALTDVGGVTGVAYRGNFTEVMLEREVPDAVLKKAVEDCGEYRVLKID, from the coding sequence ATGGTGCAGCACAAATGCAAAATTACCGTTTTGAGGAAAGAACTGTATCCTGACTTGCAGCGGAAGTATCTGGCAGACCCGAGGTCCGGTCCCTGCCCGTTTTATGAGGAAGGACAGGAGTTTATCTTCGAACGCTACGGCGGCCGGGACGACTTCTGGACCATGGGGAAAGGGACTCAATGCTCCGAAGCGTGGGATGCGATCAGCCGTTATGTTTACACGGCCCTTCAGGGCGGTTCCATCATGAGAAACTGGACGAACGACGAGAGAGTCATGATCGCCTGCTGCAGCGATGGAACGCGTCCGGTGATCTTCAAAATCGAACGCATCGATTACAAAGCGCTGTTCATCAAGGGCCTTGTCTGCGACGTCTGCCGCGAAAAAATCCGCAAGGCGCTGACTGACGTCGGTGGCGTTACGGGCGTGGCGTACCGGGGAAATTTTACGGAAGTGATGCTGGAACGCGAGGTCCCCGACGCCGTTTTGAAGAAAGCGGTTGAAGACTGCGGTGAGTATCGCGTGCTGAAAATCGACTGA
- a CDS encoding 3'-5' exonuclease: protein MSREADIFLPAEKGYVVLDVESQGYARFCPIEISAVRFAPDGQCLDAYSSLVRPRVARVSRYVSDLTGITTDMVRRAPLPREVIGSLRDFIGDSVIVGHAVAENDLPIIDHFCQELYHDRLENLYVDTFYWAQALFPALGTGHYNLKALAEHFVIDAQTFHRAEADCRTTARLYQILHDTAQRLPDAERVQVLHDFAHKNDPKKPVRKSAKGTAKKTSGSVIDYNSLPVFEAGDEKAAVIHLWHARKQICVEVRFAGSVPDAADKFMDRHRECLWQAYLPNLRVADNISLPVLAQLWKILRAQGCRLYRRANVRFEGLEGHEVKKGGAAKNRSCRRKRKTEPSAAACAGSD from the coding sequence ATGAGCAGAGAAGCGGATATTTTTCTTCCGGCGGAGAAGGGCTACGTGGTGCTTGACGTCGAATCCCAGGGTTACGCCCGTTTTTGTCCGATCGAAATTTCCGCGGTCCGCTTCGCTCCCGACGGGCAGTGCCTTGACGCGTACAGTTCCCTTGTGCGCCCGCGGGTGGCGCGGGTGTCTCGTTACGTCTCCGATCTGACCGGCATTACCACCGACATGGTGCGCCGTGCGCCGCTTCCCCGTGAGGTGATCGGTTCGCTTCGCGATTTCATCGGCGACAGCGTGATCGTCGGGCATGCGGTGGCGGAAAACGACCTTCCCATTATCGATCACTTTTGTCAGGAACTTTATCACGACCGACTTGAAAACTTGTACGTAGACACTTTCTACTGGGCTCAAGCGCTCTTTCCGGCGCTGGGGACCGGACATTACAACTTGAAGGCGCTGGCGGAGCATTTTGTGATCGACGCGCAGACTTTTCATCGGGCCGAGGCTGACTGCCGCACGACCGCCCGGCTGTACCAGATCCTTCATGATACGGCGCAGAGATTGCCTGATGCCGAAAGGGTACAGGTGCTGCACGATTTCGCCCATAAGAACGATCCCAAGAAGCCGGTCCGGAAGAGCGCAAAGGGGACGGCGAAAAAGACGTCCGGTAGCGTTATCGATTACAACAGCCTTCCGGTTTTTGAGGCAGGCGACGAAAAAGCCGCGGTAATCCACCTGTGGCACGCAAGGAAGCAAATCTGCGTCGAAGTGCGTTTCGCAGGTAGCGTCCCCGACGCGGCCGACAAGTTTATGGACCGTCATCGCGAGTGCCTTTGGCAGGCGTATTTGCCGAATCTGCGCGTTGCCGACAACATTTCTCTGCCTGTGCTGGCGCAGCTGTGGAAGATCCTGCGCGCGCAGGGGTGCCGTTTGTATCGGCGGGCGAATGTCAGGTTCGAAGGGCTGGAAGGCCATGAAGTGAAAAAAGGGGGCGCTGCCAAAAATCGCTCCTGCCGCAGAAAACGGAAAACGGAGCCATCCGCAGCGGCTTGCGCCGGGTCGGATTGA
- the tadA gene encoding tRNA adenosine(34) deaminase TadA, which yields MLTSDQEYMNLALELGLQAAREGDIPVGALVVDPCGEIIGRGRNRRRVEHDPTAHAEVVALRDAAQNLGAWNLSGCSLYVTLEPCPMCAGALVQARVSRLVYGCTDPKAGACGTLYDLTRDTRLFHRLQVVSGVMERECRALLQDFFQVRREKKRTFGWLPDGRNN from the coding sequence ATGCTCACAAGCGATCAGGAGTACATGAACCTTGCCCTCGAACTGGGGCTTCAGGCGGCGCGCGAAGGCGACATCCCCGTGGGCGCGCTCGTGGTGGATCCTTGCGGAGAGATCATTGGCAGGGGACGCAATCGGCGCCGGGTTGAACATGACCCCACCGCGCATGCCGAAGTGGTCGCTCTGCGAGATGCCGCACAGAATCTGGGCGCTTGGAACCTGAGCGGCTGTTCCCTCTACGTGACGCTTGAACCCTGTCCCATGTGCGCTGGGGCGCTCGTTCAGGCGCGCGTTTCGCGTCTCGTCTATGGCTGTACCGATCCGAAAGCCGGCGCCTGCGGCACCCTCTACGATCTGACGCGCGACACGCGTCTTTTTCATCGTCTGCAGGTCGTCTCCGGCGTAATGGAACGGGAATGCCGCGCGCTCCTTCAGGATTTCTTTCAGGTCCGCCGGGAGAAAAAACGCACATTCGGTTGGCTCCCTGACGGCAGAAACAACTAG
- a CDS encoding ankyrin repeat domain-containing protein, translated as MADDEKSVAAAEMQQEPGKDFWTLCVKGTVDEIRERIAAERIDVTQPFHDGITPLYLAAQNNSLAVVQYFLDAGADVNVRTTGEFGDTILHAAVWTKDPRVVQALLQHGADPMATNSKGWTPLRLARYHVRGKEMLQLLIKYMKLEPAENGRSYEGTIEYVDLWSKRCYQLCGTTLIEHSMERLNTSNISLGETDRITYGASQKRKAVVVNTAPAGQA; from the coding sequence ATGGCGGATGATGAAAAAAGCGTTGCGGCGGCAGAGATGCAGCAGGAGCCTGGGAAAGACTTCTGGACGTTATGCGTCAAAGGGACGGTCGACGAGATCAGGGAGAGGATCGCTGCGGAGCGGATCGACGTCACACAGCCGTTTCACGACGGAATTACGCCGTTGTACCTGGCGGCACAGAATAACTCGCTGGCAGTGGTCCAATATTTTCTCGATGCCGGGGCTGACGTCAACGTGCGGACGACGGGCGAATTCGGGGACACGATTCTCCACGCCGCGGTCTGGACGAAGGACCCCCGCGTCGTGCAGGCGCTGCTCCAGCACGGCGCGGATCCGATGGCGACGAACAGCAAAGGCTGGACGCCGCTGCGACTGGCGCGTTACCACGTGCGCGGCAAGGAGATGCTTCAGCTTCTGATCAAGTACATGAAACTGGAGCCTGCCGAGAACGGCCGCTCGTATGAGGGAACGATCGAGTATGTCGATCTCTGGTCGAAAAGATGTTATCAGCTGTGCGGCACTACGCTGATCGAACATTCCATGGAACGCCTGAACACGTCGAATATTTCTCTGGGAGAGACGGACCGGATCACGTACGGCGCTTCGCAGAAGCGCAAGGCCGTGGTCGTGAATACGGCGCCGGCAGGACAGGCGTAA